One region of Verrucomicrobiia bacterium genomic DNA includes:
- a CDS encoding DUF1501 domain-containing protein: MKNIADPLGCPEYAALVAGQGPRLTRRSMMRVGLMGAASFLLGDFLSFGPLAATPDPAKKPKAKSVIQIWLWGGPCHLDTFDPKPEAGAAYAGPLVSPIETNVSGIRICELLPLLAKQADKYTLIRSMTHGNNGHETAAYWVQTGRSPGGTDVYPSMGAVTALFKGYEAGYSGLIPPYIVLTEPQGRFSEAGFLGSKYKPFATGGDPAQARFVVEGVVAQGITDKRQQDRRNLLQEIDTLRRLAPADPQVKALNEAEKMAYDLILGDAGKVFDLSEEKDELRDRYGRNTFGQSCLVARRLVERGVPYVTINSKGWDTHKEHFQAMRRKLPELDKGLATLLQDLHDRGLLESTIVWCCGEFGRTPKVDVEAPWNGGRGHYGKVFSALVSGGGFKPGQVLGASSERGEEVKERPVYPADLIGTMYELLGIDLQARLPHPQGKPARVMPVGEEGLKSAGLLREII; the protein is encoded by the coding sequence ATGAAGAACATCGCTGATCCGCTGGGGTGTCCGGAATATGCCGCGCTGGTGGCCGGCCAGGGGCCGCGTTTGACCCGCCGCTCGATGATGCGGGTGGGGTTGATGGGGGCCGCCAGCTTTCTGCTGGGGGATTTTCTGAGCTTTGGTCCGCTGGCGGCCACGCCCGATCCGGCCAAAAAACCCAAAGCCAAATCCGTCATCCAGATCTGGTTGTGGGGCGGGCCGTGTCATCTCGACACTTTCGATCCCAAGCCGGAGGCGGGCGCGGCGTATGCCGGTCCGCTGGTGTCGCCGATCGAAACGAATGTCAGCGGCATTCGCATTTGCGAGCTGCTGCCGTTGCTGGCGAAGCAGGCGGACAAATACACCCTCATCCGCAGCATGACGCACGGCAACAACGGCCACGAAACCGCCGCGTACTGGGTGCAGACCGGCCGCAGCCCCGGCGGCACGGACGTGTACCCCAGCATGGGGGCGGTCACGGCGCTGTTCAAGGGCTACGAGGCGGGCTACAGCGGTTTGATTCCGCCCTACATCGTGCTGACCGAGCCGCAGGGGCGTTTTTCGGAGGCGGGTTTTCTGGGGTCCAAATACAAGCCCTTTGCCACGGGTGGCGATCCGGCGCAGGCGCGCTTTGTGGTGGAGGGCGTGGTGGCGCAGGGGATCACCGACAAGCGGCAGCAGGACCGGCGCAATTTGTTGCAGGAAATTGACACTCTGCGGCGGCTGGCGCCGGCGGATCCGCAGGTTAAGGCCCTCAACGAGGCGGAGAAAATGGCCTATGACTTGATCCTGGGCGACGCGGGCAAGGTCTTCGATTTGTCCGAGGAAAAGGACGAGCTGCGGGATCGCTACGGGCGCAACACCTTTGGCCAGTCGTGCCTGGTGGCCCGGCGGCTGGTGGAGCGCGGTGTGCCGTATGTGACCATCAACTCGAAAGGCTGGGACACCCACAAGGAGCATTTCCAGGCCATGCGCCGCAAGCTGCCGGAATTGGACAAGGGGCTGGCCACGCTGCTGCAGGATTTGCACGATCGCGGCCTGCTGGAATCCACCATTGTCTGGTGTTGCGGGGAGTTTGGGCGGACGCCGAAGGTGGACGTGGAAGCCCCGTGGAATGGCGGGCGCGGGCATTACGGCAAGGTGTTCTCGGCCCTGGTCAGCGGCGGCGGCTTCAAGCCGGGCCAGGTGCTGGGCGCCTCCAGCGAGCGGGGCGAGGAGGTGAAGGAGCGGCCGGTGTATCCGGCGGATTTGATTGGGACGATGTACGAGCTGCTGGGCATTGATTTGCAGGCCCGGCTGCCCCATCCGCAGGGCAAGCCGGCCCGGGTGATGCCGGTGGGCGAGGAAGGGCTGAAGTCGGCGGGTTTGTTGCGGGAGATCATTTAA
- the pseI gene encoding pseudaminic acid synthase: protein MSQEVHIAGRPIGPGHPVYVVAELSANHGGSFEQAAQTLRAMKEAGADAVKVQTYTADTLTLASDQPWFRIQGGTLWDGRTLHELYQQAAMPWEWTPRLQALAAELGLHFFSTPFDFSAVDYLQQLEVPAYKIASFELVDLPLLRKVAATGKPVIASTGMATLEEITEAVTTLRQAGARELALLKCTSAYPAPPEEMHLRTLPDLAARFQVPVGLSDHTLGLAAPVAAVALGACIIEKHFILSRSLPGPDSAFSLEPAEFQAMVKAIRETERALGRINYELSPQESKSRQFRRSLFVVEAMRAGEVFTPQNVRSLRPANGLHPRHYEEILGRRAACDIPRGTPLSWELIQPREP, encoded by the coding sequence ATGAGCCAGGAAGTGCATATTGCCGGACGCCCCATCGGGCCGGGGCACCCGGTCTATGTTGTGGCCGAGCTTTCCGCCAATCACGGCGGGAGTTTTGAACAGGCCGCCCAGACCCTTCGCGCCATGAAGGAGGCCGGGGCGGATGCGGTGAAGGTCCAGACCTACACCGCCGACACCCTGACGCTGGCCTCCGACCAGCCCTGGTTTCGCATCCAGGGCGGCACCCTCTGGGACGGCCGCACCCTGCACGAGCTGTACCAGCAGGCCGCCATGCCGTGGGAATGGACACCCCGCCTGCAGGCCCTCGCCGCGGAGCTGGGGCTGCACTTTTTCTCGACTCCCTTTGATTTTTCCGCCGTGGATTATCTCCAGCAACTGGAGGTCCCCGCCTACAAGATTGCCTCCTTCGAGCTGGTGGACCTGCCGCTGCTGCGCAAGGTGGCCGCCACCGGCAAGCCGGTGATTGCGTCCACCGGCATGGCCACTTTGGAGGAGATCACCGAGGCGGTCACCACGCTGCGCCAGGCCGGCGCCCGCGAGCTGGCCCTGCTCAAATGCACCAGCGCCTACCCGGCCCCGCCGGAGGAAATGCACCTGCGCACCCTGCCCGATCTGGCCGCCCGTTTCCAGGTGCCGGTGGGTCTCTCGGATCACACCCTGGGCCTGGCCGCGCCCGTGGCCGCCGTCGCCCTGGGCGCCTGCATCATTGAAAAACATTTCATCCTTTCCCGCTCCCTGCCCGGCCCGGACTCCGCCTTCTCGCTTGAACCGGCGGAGTTCCAGGCGATGGTCAAGGCCATTCGCGAAACCGAGCGGGCCCTGGGCCGCATCAACTACGAGCTCAGCCCCCAGGAAAGCAAGAGCCGCCAGTTCCGGCGCTCCCTCTTTGTGGTGGAGGCCATGCGGGCGGGCGAGGTGTTCACGCCCCAAAACGTTCGCTCCCTCCGCCCGGCAAACGGGTTGCATCCGCGGCACTATGAGGAAATCCTGGGCCGCCGCGCGGCCTGCGACATTCCCCGCGGCACGCCCTTGAGCTGGGAATTGATCCAGCCCCGGGAGCCGTGA
- the pseG gene encoding UDP-2,4-diacetamido-2,4,6-trideoxy-beta-L-altropyranose hydrolase codes for MLKPRSLLLRADASPAMGTGHVMRCLALAEAWQAGGGRALLLSRALPPALVRRAEAQGVAVLELPAAAQEGEDIRLTAQTAARQDAHWVVVDGYHLPPALCPMLQAAGLRVLWVDDFGTPESFAPDLLLNQNLGAAAAWYPHLAPSTELLLGPRFALLRREFAGWHTWARPIPPRAGRLLVTLGGSDPANVTARVIEALRRLGERAPTALILAGAANPHAEALARAVEGLPHQLVRQADDMPRLMAEADLALAAGGTTVWELAVMGLPALLLCLADNQRRNCEALAAAGAALNLGWHAEATPEAIAQALEALAADAPRRGAMSAAGRQLVDGRGAGRVCLHLREEDVLLRPATLNDARLLFEWFNEPAVRAVSFSSEKVSWEHHLAWLQARLADPHHVLWMAEAAPGRPIGQARFALAGATATLSISLAAETRGQGWGPLLIWAACRKLCRQHPEVARVEAWIKPDNAASRRAFEKADFLPWAEKDVHGQPALVYEWKRPL; via the coding sequence ATGCTCAAACCCCGGTCATTGCTGTTGCGTGCGGATGCTTCTCCGGCCATGGGCACCGGCCACGTGATGCGCTGCCTGGCCCTGGCCGAGGCCTGGCAGGCCGGCGGCGGCCGCGCGCTGCTGCTCAGCCGCGCGCTGCCTCCCGCCCTGGTCCGCCGCGCCGAAGCGCAGGGCGTGGCCGTGCTGGAGCTGCCCGCCGCCGCCCAGGAAGGGGAGGACATTCGCCTCACCGCCCAGACCGCCGCCCGGCAGGATGCCCATTGGGTGGTGGTGGATGGCTATCATCTGCCGCCCGCGCTTTGCCCCATGCTGCAGGCGGCCGGCCTGCGGGTGCTGTGGGTGGATGACTTTGGCACCCCGGAGAGTTTTGCTCCGGACTTGTTGCTCAATCAGAACCTGGGCGCGGCGGCCGCGTGGTATCCCCACCTGGCGCCCTCCACCGAGCTGCTGCTGGGGCCGCGGTTTGCGCTGTTGCGCCGGGAGTTTGCCGGCTGGCACACCTGGGCACGCCCCATTCCCCCGCGCGCCGGCCGGTTGCTCGTGACGCTGGGCGGCAGCGATCCCGCCAATGTCACCGCCCGGGTCATTGAGGCCCTGCGGCGGCTGGGGGAGCGCGCGCCCACGGCCCTGATCCTGGCCGGGGCGGCCAATCCCCATGCCGAGGCCCTGGCCCGGGCCGTGGAGGGGCTGCCGCATCAACTCGTGCGCCAGGCCGACGACATGCCCCGGCTCATGGCGGAGGCGGATCTGGCCCTTGCCGCCGGCGGCACCACCGTCTGGGAGCTGGCTGTCATGGGCCTGCCCGCCCTGCTGCTCTGCCTGGCCGACAACCAGCGACGGAATTGCGAGGCCCTTGCCGCCGCCGGCGCGGCGCTGAATCTGGGCTGGCATGCGGAGGCCACTCCTGAGGCCATCGCCCAGGCCCTCGAGGCCCTCGCCGCCGACGCCCCCCGCCGCGGCGCCATGTCCGCCGCGGGGCGCCAATTGGTGGATGGCCGCGGCGCCGGGCGCGTCTGCCTGCACCTGCGCGAGGAGGACGTTCTGCTGCGCCCGGCCACGCTCAATGACGCGCGCCTGTTGTTTGAATGGTTCAACGAACCGGCGGTGCGGGCGGTCTCCTTTTCCAGCGAAAAGGTGTCGTGGGAACACCATCTGGCCTGGCTGCAAGCCCGCCTGGCCGATCCGCACCATGTGCTTTGGATGGCGGAGGCGGCCCCCGGGCGGCCGATCGGGCAGGCCCGCTTTGCGCTGGCGGGCGCGACGGCCACGCTGTCCATCAGTCTGGCGGCGGAGACCCGCGGGCAGGGCTGGGGCCCGCTGCTCATCTGGGCGGCCTGCCGGAAACTCTGCCGCCAGCATCCGGAGGTGGCCCGCGTGGAGGCCTGGATCAAGCCGGACAATGCGGCCTCGCGGCGGGCCTTTGAGAAAGCCGATTTCCTCCCCTGGGCGGAAAAAGACGTGCACGGCCAGCCCGCGCTGGTTTATGAATGGAAACGCCCCCTATGA
- a CDS encoding DUF58 domain-containing protein produces the protein MIPPEILKKIRQIEIRTNRLVTETLGGQYHSVFKGQGMNFDEVREYQPGDEVRAIDWNVTARMNHPFIKKFVEERELTVMLLVDASGSGRFGSAGPSKRELAAEIASVLAFSAIRNNDKVGLALFTRQVEKFIPPRKGRRHVLRVIREILFYAPQQAQTDLAGALDFLNRVLPRRAIVVVLSDFLDNTPRWARRAPLPSPPWLSALRQARRRHDVVCVQITDPHEFTLPDVGRLVLQDAETGEQAVVDTGHEAWRAAWQQQRRQQQAQLEQTFRLARTDALQVRTDQPYEAALGRFFATREKRRLRG, from the coding sequence ATGATCCCCCCGGAAATTCTCAAAAAAATCCGGCAGATTGAAATCCGCACCAACCGGCTCGTGACCGAGACGCTGGGGGGGCAGTATCACAGCGTCTTCAAGGGGCAGGGCATGAACTTTGACGAGGTGCGCGAGTACCAGCCCGGCGATGAGGTGCGCGCGATTGACTGGAATGTCACCGCCCGGATGAATCATCCCTTCATCAAGAAATTTGTGGAGGAGCGCGAGCTGACCGTCATGCTGCTGGTGGACGCCAGCGGCAGCGGGCGCTTTGGCTCCGCCGGGCCGTCCAAGCGCGAGCTGGCGGCGGAGATTGCGTCGGTGCTGGCCTTCTCGGCCATCCGCAACAACGACAAGGTGGGGCTGGCGTTGTTCACGCGGCAGGTGGAAAAGTTCATCCCGCCGCGCAAGGGCCGCCGCCACGTGCTGCGGGTCATCCGCGAGATTTTGTTTTACGCGCCGCAGCAGGCGCAGACCGATCTGGCCGGGGCTTTGGACTTTCTCAACCGGGTCCTTCCCCGCCGGGCGATTGTGGTGGTGCTGTCGGATTTTCTGGACAACACGCCGCGCTGGGCGCGCCGGGCGCCCCTGCCGTCCCCGCCCTGGCTGTCCGCCCTGCGGCAGGCCCGCCGGCGGCATGATGTGGTGTGCGTGCAGATCACCGATCCCCACGAATTCACGCTGCCCGATGTGGGCCGGCTGGTGTTGCAGGACGCCGAAACCGGCGAGCAGGCGGTGGTGGACACCGGCCACGAGGCCTGGCGCGCCGCCTGGCAGCAGCAGCGCCGCCAGCAGCAGGCGCAGCTCGAGCAAACCTTCCGGCTTGCCCGCACCGATGCCCTGCAGGTGCGCACGGATCAACCGTACGAGGCCGCGCTGGGCCGTTTCTTCGCCACGCGCGAAAAACGGCGGCTGCGCGGATGA
- a CDS encoding MoxR family ATPase, with protein sequence MSTALTAINQEVARASAFVRPLLEEMGRVIVGQSYLVERLIIGLLANGHVLLEGVPGLAKTLSVKTLAACLNVKFARLQFTPDMLPADVIGTQIYNPQTGGFTTRRGPVFAHLVLADEINRAPAKVQSALLEAMQEKQVTIGEQTFRLEEPFLVLATQNPIEQEGTYPLPEAQVDRFMLKLKIGYPSRAEERQILDLMARTSGLPAARPVVTPQQILAAREVLNEIYVDEKVKDYIVDLVCATRDPAAYKLPLQGMIQLGASPRATIALTLGAKAHAFLKGRGYVTPQDVKTIGMDVLRHRVTVTYEAEAEDKTSETIIQKIFDELPVP encoded by the coding sequence ATGAGCACGGCATTAACGGCGATCAATCAGGAAGTGGCGCGGGCCTCGGCGTTTGTGCGCCCGCTGCTGGAGGAAATGGGCAGGGTCATTGTCGGCCAGTCGTATCTGGTCGAGCGCCTGATCATCGGGCTGCTGGCCAACGGCCATGTGTTGCTGGAGGGCGTGCCCGGCCTGGCCAAGACGCTTTCGGTCAAGACCCTGGCCGCCTGCCTCAACGTCAAGTTTGCGCGGCTGCAGTTCACGCCGGACATGCTGCCCGCCGATGTGATTGGCACGCAGATTTACAATCCGCAGACGGGGGGCTTCACCACGCGCCGCGGGCCGGTGTTTGCGCATCTGGTGCTGGCCGATGAAATCAACCGCGCGCCGGCCAAGGTGCAGAGCGCGCTGCTGGAGGCCATGCAGGAGAAGCAGGTGACGATTGGCGAGCAGACCTTCCGCCTGGAGGAGCCGTTTCTGGTGCTGGCCACGCAGAACCCGATCGAGCAGGAGGGCACCTACCCCCTGCCCGAGGCGCAGGTGGACCGCTTCATGCTCAAGCTCAAGATTGGTTATCCCTCGCGGGCAGAGGAGCGGCAGATTCTGGATTTGATGGCCCGCACCAGCGGGCTGCCGGCGGCGCGGCCGGTGGTCACGCCGCAGCAGATTCTGGCGGCCCGGGAGGTGCTCAATGAGATTTATGTGGATGAGAAGGTGAAGGATTACATTGTGGATCTGGTGTGCGCCACGCGCGATCCGGCGGCCTACAAGCTGCCGTTGCAAGGCATGATCCAACTGGGCGCCTCCCCGCGCGCCACCATCGCGCTGACCCTGGGCGCCAAGGCCCACGCCTTCCTCAAGGGCCGCGGCTACGTGACGCCGCAGGATGTCAAAACCATTGGCATGGATGTGCTGCGCCATCGGGTGACGGTGACCTACGAGGCCGAGGCGGAGGACAAGACCAGCGAAACCATCATTCAAAAGATTTTTGACGAACTGCCCGTGCCGTGA
- the pseC gene encoding UDP-4-amino-4,6-dideoxy-N-acetyl-beta-L-altrosamine transaminase, producing the protein MSEQHPIEIPYGHQFIDAADIAAVEAVLRSDYLTQGPAIERFERKVAEYCGARHAVAVSSATAALHLGALALGVKPGDYVLTSAITFVASANCARYCGANVLFVDIEPGTANLCPFDLEQKLTYAWLGEWPVRVIVPVHLAGQSCNMQAIHALARYYNVAVMEDAAHALGGRYQGRPVGGCQYSDLAVFSFHPVKIITTGEGGVITTNREDLYEQLLRLRSHGITRDPRHLQNPVPGPWYYEQIELGYNYRMTDLQAALGASQMDKLDTFVRRRRELADRYEQLLRGLPVTPLARAPEAESSWHLYIIRLNLKEIKKPHAEVFRQMRRQGIGVQLHYIPVFLQPYYKSLNAIPCPQALEYYQEAMTLPLYYGMTEAQQDRVVEALKRALQS; encoded by the coding sequence ATGAGCGAACAGCATCCCATCGAGATTCCCTACGGGCATCAGTTCATTGATGCAGCCGACATTGCCGCGGTGGAGGCCGTCCTGCGCTCCGATTATCTGACGCAGGGGCCGGCGATTGAACGCTTCGAGCGCAAGGTGGCCGAGTATTGCGGGGCGCGCCACGCCGTGGCGGTGTCCAGCGCCACCGCCGCCCTGCATCTGGGCGCGCTGGCGCTGGGGGTCAAGCCGGGGGATTACGTGCTGACCAGCGCCATCACCTTTGTGGCCAGCGCGAATTGCGCCCGCTACTGCGGGGCCAACGTGCTGTTTGTGGACATTGAGCCCGGCACGGCCAACCTGTGCCCGTTTGACCTGGAGCAAAAGCTGACGTACGCCTGGCTGGGGGAATGGCCGGTGCGGGTCATCGTGCCGGTGCATCTGGCCGGTCAATCCTGCAACATGCAGGCCATTCACGCGCTGGCCCGGTATTATAATGTGGCCGTGATGGAGGATGCCGCCCATGCCCTGGGCGGGCGTTATCAGGGGCGGCCGGTGGGCGGCTGCCAGTATTCGGATCTCGCCGTGTTCAGCTTTCACCCCGTCAAAATCATCACCACCGGCGAGGGCGGGGTCATCACCACCAACCGGGAGGATTTGTACGAGCAGCTCCTGCGCCTGCGCAGCCACGGCATCACGCGCGATCCCCGCCATCTGCAAAATCCCGTGCCGGGGCCGTGGTACTACGAGCAGATTGAGCTGGGTTACAACTATCGCATGACCGACCTGCAGGCCGCCCTGGGCGCGAGCCAGATGGACAAGCTGGACACCTTTGTGCGCCGCCGCCGCGAGCTGGCTGATCGCTATGAGCAACTGCTCCGCGGTCTGCCCGTCACGCCCCTGGCCCGGGCGCCCGAGGCGGAAAGCTCGTGGCATCTGTACATCATCCGCCTGAACCTCAAGGAGATTAAAAAACCGCACGCGGAGGTTTTCCGCCAGATGCGCCGCCAGGGCATCGGGGTGCAGTTGCATTACATTCCGGTCTTCCTGCAACCTTATTACAAAAGTTTGAATGCCATCCCCTGCCCCCAGGCCCTCGAGTATTACCAGGAAGCCATGACGCTGCCGCTGTACTATGGCATGACCGAGGCCCAACAAGATCGCGTGGTGGAGGCCCTCAAACGGGCCCTGCAATCCTGA